GCGGGTCCATAAAGTGGAACTGCAGCAAGTCGGCCACGCCGAGCGATTTCAGCAGCAGCACCGTGTTCGCCAGGTTGGTACGCTGGATTTCGGGCACGGTTAGCGCGAGCAGTTCGTCCTTGTATTGGCGTTCGGTGTACAGGCGGAAGGCTTGTCCGGGACCGGTTCGGCCGGCACGACCAGAACGCTGGTTGGCGTTGGCTTGCGAAATGGGGTAGATCTGGAGAGCGTCCATACCGATGCGCGGGTTGTAGACCTTGAGCTTGCAGTAGCCGGAATCGATTACGAAGATGATTCCGTCGACTGTGAGTGAAGTTTCGGCGATGTTGGTGGCCACGATGCATTTGCGGAGACCTTCGGCTGATCTTTGGAAGATCTTGGCCTGCAGATCGGACGGAAGTTGAGAGTAGATTGGAAGAATTGAGAGTTCCGGAGCGTTTTCGATTTCCGCCAGTCGTTCCGTGAGCACTTCGCACGTAACCTCGATATCTTCCTGACCGGGCATAAAGATTAGCATGTCGCCTTCCAGTCCTTGCAAATGGATTTGTAGCGCTTGTTTGACGGACGAATCGACGTAATCTTCGCAGACATTTTTGCTGAACATCACATCTACCGGATAGGTTCGTCCGGGAATTGTGTACGTCGGGACATTTCCGAAAAAGGTGGAAAACTTGGAAGCGTCCATGGTGGCGGAGGTGACGATGAGTTTCAAATCTCGACGTCTGGCCACGATATCGCGTAGCAGCCCAAACAATACGTCCGTCGAAAGGGACCGCTCGTGAGCTTCGTCCATGATGACTGCGGAATATCCGTCCAAATCGCTGTCTCGCAAACTTTCGCGCAGCAAAATACCATCCGTCATGTACTTGATGACGGTATTTTCCGAGGTGCAATCTTCGAACCGGATTGCATAGCCCACGTCCTGACCAAGTTTGGTGTTCATCTCGTCCGAGACACGTTTCGCCACGGACATTGCGGCCACTCGCCTGGGCTGGGTGCAGCCGATCATTCCCAGTCGACTATAACCGTCCTCGTGCAGATACTGCGTGAGTTGTGTCGTCTTGCCACTTCCGGTTTCACCAACGATGATGACCACGGAGTTTTCGCGGATGATGTTCAACAGTTCCTGCCGTACGGCAAACACCGGCAGCGACCGGCGTTGCTCGTAAATCGGTCGCTTCTTCGTGAAATCCACGCCCTCGTCCTGCGCTTGCATATGCTCGGCGAACTTTTGATCCTTCCGGTAGTCAGCAGTGTCCGTATCCGCATCATACTTGGCATCATCGTCGTCTTTCTTCTTTTCCACTCCCATTATGTTGCCCAACTTTGTTCCTCCCAACTCCCAGTGCTTCTTCTGGGCCTTTCGTCGTTCCTTTTGCTCTCGGTACGTCCTCACCAGCAGACTTCCTTTCCGCGCAACCATCGCCATATCTGAAGTGGCATCCTTTACCGGAATTACCGGTTCCGGTTGCTTGGTGAACACGATTCTCCCGTCCAAAAACGGTGGCACCGTGTGATGAACCAACAAATGGACACGCTCAACGGCCTCCTCGTCAAAGTCTTCGTTGAAATTAATCGACATGACCACGCCGGACGTGAGCATTCGATTCTTCTCCCACAGCTCGTTGTCCTTATTGATTTGTCGCTGCTGCGCGGACATCCTCTTAATCCTGCGCTGCTCCAGCTGTTCCTCGCGCTTCTGCAAATACTCTGAGCTAGTTCCCGAAAACGGATTGTTGTCCTCGTCGTAGCCCTCCCCGATACTATACCACTCCCGATCTAACCGAACCTGCTCCTTCTCCCACAAATCTTTGTCCTCCTCGTTCTCCCACGGCATTCCGCGCCGATCCGTCCGCGGCGTTGCGCCCGACTCCTTCCGATCCGGTGCCCATTTGTTGTACTTGTGAGCCGGCGTTGGCCGCGGTGTGTCGTCCTCCCTATTCcgtcgcgacgacgacgacaacgaacTCACCGCCGACCGATTGCTCCGCACCGACTCCGACCCCTTCGGAATCTTCGGCGTCGGATAATCCCACGAAGACTTGCGCGTGCTTGTCGACGGCTGccgatcgtcgtcgtcttcccaCCCGAAAGGATCCATCCGACGATCGTTCCGCGGCGTCCTCGGCTCATCCTTGTAATGTCCCGGCGTCCTATGGGATGATTCTCCACGGCTACTCTTCGAGTAATACTTGTGCCGCTTCCGGTCGTCATCCCGATCGTCCCCATCCCGACGATCTCGTTCCTTCTGCGACTTTGAACTCGCGTACAACCCCTTCCCGTGGTCATCCCGGGACCGTTCATCCAGGCGCTTCCGCGCCACCTCGCTGACCCCTCCCGTGTAGGACGGCGTTTCGACCGCACTTTCGCGGTACTTTTTCGACGCAGTCGAAGACGATGAACTAGAACTCGCAAACGATTCCTTCCTGCGGTCAACGCGCGGCGTTGATGATTCCCCGTACTCCATGTCGTCGCCGTCCGAATCCTTAAACGATAGCCGGGCCGCTTCCTGCTGCTTGCGGGCCCGCTGGACCGCGGCCAGTTTATCCAGACCCAAAATTGAGGCGCGCGGTTTCTTGAACACATCGCTGTCCTTGTCCTTCTTTTTGATTACGAGGCCGCCGACGGTGCTGCTGCTCGGTTCCAGCTTGGACACGTCCGAGAATTTGTCCATTTTCAAACTAATTTATtggtaaaattattcaaacacaTTCATTGCGACGAAAAAACACTTGCAAACGATTCCGTCACAATCAAAACACGCGATGACAGATTCACACGTTGATTGGGTTTGAGCaatattccgttttttttttaaccctttcgagcctgatgggtcatatatgacccaaatatcaaaattttcaaaactagtcTATAACtttcgtatggtcataagaatcattttcccatcattgactaaaaaaaaaaaaatttttaaattcaggcctgaaagggttaatccAACAAGATAAGTATTTCAAACAAGAGTGTACGTATTCGTATTATAAATTTCGGCATTTTCTGCTGAGCGTGCAccccaaaacataaacaaactgaattaaattgatttcagttcgaaaataaacttttgcaATAATGCGAAACTGTTTTGTTCACAAATGCGATGCCCTTAGCAAGAATACCTCACGGGCAATGTTTGTGGTTCCTTGGAAGGTAAGTTTGCCTCGGTTAGCTAAGCAGAAACAAACCTAATTAACCCATCCTCTCCCCTACCAGGACCCGGACTTGTTCCGCCAGTGGCAGGAAATCCTCCCACAGCACCATCGTCAACTGAAGCAGCACGACCGGGTATGCGAAAAACACTTTCGCGAGCAGGACATTGTTCGCTTTTGGCAGCACACGATCAACGGCCAAAAGGAGGTCATTCTACGGGACAAACCAACGCTGAAACCGAGGACCGTGCCGGTGTATGACCACCAGGAAATGTTGGCCAAGATTGCGGAAGTGGAGGCCCAGCCCAAGACACTTGTTAGGCGGAAAACACGGGACGGGGTTGAGGGTGGTGTAGTTTCGGCAAAGGTTTTGAGATTTGCATTGTCATGATTATTTgtaattcaattttgattttgtttttccaGCGTACCAAAAAGGAAGACCCTGAGGTCGACCCAATCCCACAAGTGCCTCAATCATCCTCGGACTCAAGCGTGGTAGAATCTGCGGTTCACAAGATCAACGGAAACATCAAGGGTCACGCCGTAGAGCACAACATCGTTATAGAAGTACTGGCCCACCCGGATTTCGAAACGCTATTCGACGAAGTGTACGAAGTCGAACTTCCGTCGACCCTTTGGGGAATCCACCGGGACCTAGACAGAACATTCATCGCCTTTACCGAATTCAGCAAAGATTCGATGAATGTCCGCAAATACCTGTTCATTGATCAATCGCTCCAGTATCGAATGTCCGTCGGTCAGCGTACGATGAAATCCGGAACACTGCCGGCTGCCTCGACGGAAGCAATCACCGAACTCCTCACAAAACTAGACGAAATCAAAGTCCGGAAGGTGATCATCAAAGGCAGCTCGTCGGTGCTGAACGAGTCGTGAACGTTTTATTAGACATGATTACGTAAGTTTACAAACTATTTAtacaaaaccttaaaaactttgaaacgttACTTTGGAATAAGCGACTTGCTTTGCTGGAGCTTCTCCAGCTCCAGCTGTTTCATGTAGGCGAGAAAAATCGTCCACAGCAAACTGCACATGCTGACGAAGGGAACGCGGTTCTTTTCCGGCACAACAGAAAAATTGAACGTCTGAAGTAAAGGCCAAATGCAAATGGCAACCTGAAACGAAAGACGAATTCTTGTGTAGAGTTTCGTGTTTTGTGCAAGGGGCAacatacagtagttgttcggtaactgggctgagaacgtagcccagtcaccgaatgttgctcgttaactgggctgaacaaaaaataacgaggggactaccgatgcataatattctccagatgaaatataaaaataaaagttactcaaatttatttacaatgcttacttttcatatttttttaattgcaaacttgaaaataaaccaaagtttgaaaatggttttttttatttgttgaatatgatttttgcatccattaacccctcggtcatttttgtttgttttggttttttgacgtttgtctgctttttaactgggctacggcccagttatcgagcgcccagttaaaaagcagcccagttaaacaacgcccagttaccgaacaactactgtacttgTTTTGAAGCTTGGCGATAGTCCACGCTACATACATTTGATGGTAAGGACACTTGTTCACATGGGGAGAGTAGGGGGGAGGGACTTAACTTTCCATAACAGTGTCCACTTTATGGATGTCCTCATAGAAAACATAATTCTGGGGCCTTTTTtatgaaggcgcagcacaaatcggcaacttggcaaaattgcaaaattcaaagtttctcttgggccctgctgagggcgaaACATTGTtcaaggagggcgacattttttgtaaaaaaacttgTTAGTCAACGACTAACCTCGAATAACCTACAACTCAGCCCTGctggaaaattcaaaatttattaaaaaaggatgtagaaaattttaataaatattttttgacaaaaacatattatttttgtatcaaAGTGGCCGGACTgtagagtaaaaaaaataaataaatgaaaattaccataaaaCTGATTTTGAACATTGTTTAGCCTCTTTGTCAGGTTTGAACTTTAATACTTGAGCTTGATCGTTTTGCTAAACCAAATTCTTAGTGCCATTTTttgcgaatttaaaaaaagagcctaagggagatcagtgctgagctgtaggttagtcgcaatgaatttcaaaaatcgcaTTGTTTTATGTAATTATTACATAAAACAATGTGAGGCTAGTTTCAAGATAGGTTGAATGTGATGATCATCACCCAAGacggaatatttgtttttttttggtttattccATTGATGCGTTAATCTAAAATGTGTTCTGGGCGAAAATTAAAGTTCAAGGAAATTGGTGAAACTAGTTCAATTCTAACTCTTTAATACCACACTCACATCATCCATTCTCTGCGTTTTCTTAATCCAAAACCATAATTTTGGAGtttggggaccatccatgaaCCAGGTGGATACTTTCAACAACcccccaccccctcccccccctcca
This is a stretch of genomic DNA from Culex pipiens pallens isolate TS chromosome 1, TS_CPP_V2, whole genome shotgun sequence. It encodes these proteins:
- the LOC120418053 gene encoding pre-mRNA-splicing factor ATP-dependent RNA helicase PRP16-like, with product MDKFSDVSKLEPSSSTVGGLVIKKKDKDSDVFKKPRASILGLDKLAAVQRARKQQEAARLSFKDSDGDDMEYGESSTPRVDRRKESFASSSSSSSTASKKYRESAVETPSYTGGVSEVARKRLDERSRDDHGKGLYASSKSQKERDRRDGDDRDDDRKRHKYYSKSSRGESSHRTPGHYKDEPRTPRNDRRMDPFGWEDDDDRQPSTSTRKSSWDYPTPKIPKGSESVRSNRSAVSSLSSSSRRNREDDTPRPTPAHKYNKWAPDRKESGATPRTDRRGMPWENEEDKDLWEKEQVRLDREWYSIGEGYDEDNNPFSGTSSEYLQKREEQLEQRRIKRMSAQQRQINKDNELWEKNRMLTSGVVMSINFNEDFDEEAVERVHLLVHHTVPPFLDGRIVFTKQPEPVIPVKDATSDMAMVARKGSLLVRTYREQKERRKAQKKHWELGGTKLGNIMGVEKKKDDDDAKYDADTDTADYRKDQKFAEHMQAQDEGVDFTKKRPIYEQRRSLPVFAVRQELLNIIRENSVVIIVGETGSGKTTQLTQYLHEDGYSRLGMIGCTQPRRVAAMSVAKRVSDEMNTKLGQDVGYAIRFEDCTSENTVIKYMTDGILLRESLRDSDLDGYSAVIMDEAHERSLSTDVLFGLLRDIVARRRDLKLIVTSATMDASKFSTFFGNVPTYTIPGRTYPVDVMFSKNVCEDYVDSSVKQALQIHLQGLEGDMLIFMPGQEDIEVTCEVLTERLAEIENAPELSILPIYSQLPSDLQAKIFQRSAEGLRKCIVATNIAETSLTVDGIIFVIDSGYCKLKVYNPRIGMDALQIYPISQANANQRSGRAGRTGPGQAFRLYTERQYKDELLALTVPEIQRTNLANTVLLLKSLGVADLLQFHFMDPPPQDNILNSLYQLWILGALDHTGALTSLGRQMAEFPLDPPQCQMLIVANQMGCSAEILIIVSMLSVPSIFYRPKGREEEADNVREKFQVPESDHLTYLNVYQQWKMNKYSSNWCNEHFIHIKAMRKVREVRQQLKDIYVQQRLKVQSCGTNWDVVRKCICSAYFYQAARLKGIGEYVNLRTGMPCYLHPTSALYGLGTTPDYVVYHELVMTAKEYMQCATAVDGFWLAELGPMFFSVKETGKSSREKRKQAAEHLHQMESQMQKAQEQMEQQKLQEVERQQQQMVKQEIITPGATPRRTPSRIGL
- the LOC120418055 gene encoding uncharacterized protein LOC120418055, which gives rise to MRNCFVHKCDALSKNTSRAMFVVPWKDPDLFRQWQEILPQHHRQLKQHDRVCEKHFREQDIVRFWQHTINGQKEVILRDKPTLKPRTVPVYDHQEMLAKIAEVEAQPKTLVRRKTRDGVEGGVVSAKRTKKEDPEVDPIPQVPQSSSDSSVVESAVHKINGNIKGHAVEHNIVIEVLAHPDFETLFDEVYEVELPSTLWGIHRDLDRTFIAFTEFSKDSMNVRKYLFIDQSLQYRMSVGQRTMKSGTLPAASTEAITELLTKLDEIKVRKVIIKGSSSVLNES